GACTGGCTGGCCGAGGCCCGGCTCGATCGCGTCGGCTGCTTCCAGTATTCGCCGGTGGAGGGCGCGGCGGCGAACGCGCTGCCCGATCCGGTGCCGGACGCGGTCAAGCAGGACCGCTGGGGGCGCTTCATGGAGCTGCAGGCGCAGATCAGCGCCGAGCGCCTGCAACGCAAGCGCGGGCTCACGCTGGAGGTGCTGGTGGACGCGATCGAGGGCACGCAGGCAATCGGCCGTAGCCATGCCGATGCGCCGGACATCGACGGCAGCGTGATCATCGAGAACGGCGCCGGCCTGCGCCCGGGTCAGATCGTGAAGGTCAGGATCACGTCGGCCGACGACTACGATCTGTACGGCCGGCTGGCCTGAGTCTTGTCATTCCCGCGAGCGCGGGAATCCAGTGGTAAAGCGCTGTGTCATGACGGGATCCCCGCTTGCGCGGGATGACAGACTCCCTGCACATTGTCAGAATCTGGACAGGTTCACGGTTCGGCTGTCAGATGCCCCAGGTTCGCGCCAACGGCCTCCACCTCGAGTACGAAAGCTTCGGCGACCCGTCGCGCCCGCCGGTGCTGCTGATCATGGGGTTGGGCGCGCAGTTGGTGCTGTGGCCGGAGGATTTCTGCCGCGCGCTGGCCGAGGCCGGTTACCATGTCATCCGCTTCGACAACCGCGACGTCGGCCTGTCGAGCAAGCTCGAACACGCCGGCCGTCCGCGTCTCATGCGCGCCGCCATCGCCTCGACGCTGCGCCTGCCGGTGCGCGCACCCTATACGCTCGACGACATGGCGCAGGACACGCTCGGGCTCATGGACGGGCTGCGTCTGGCGCGCGCGCATGTGGTCGGCTGCTCGATGGGTGGCATGATCGCGCAGATCCTGGCCGCCAGGCACGCGGAGCGCGTCCGCAGCCTGACCCTGATCATGACCAGCAGCGGCAACCCGCGGTTGCCGGGCCCGAGCCTCAAGATCCGTCTGCGATTGGTGAAGCGGCCGCAGCGGCTGGATCGCGAATCGCTGATCCGGCACTCGATGGAAACCTGGCGGCTGATCGGCAGCCCGCAGTATCCGGCCGAGGAATCCGCGCTGCGCGAAAAAGTGGAGCGCAGCTTCAACCGCAGCCTCTACCCGCAGGGGCTGGCGCGGCAGACGCTGGCGATCCTTGCCTCGCCCAGCCGCGTGCCGCTGCTGCGCCGCATTGCCGCCCCGACGCTGATCCTGCACGGCCGCGAGGACCCGCTGGTGCCGGTGGCGGCCGCGCACGATCTCGCGCAGCACATCCGGCATGCACGGCTCGAGGTCATCCCCGGCATGGGCCACGATCTGCCGCCGCCGCTGTTGCCGCGGCTGGCGCGCCACATCCTCGAGCATGTCGCCGCGTCAGACGGCGTCAGCGTACCGGAAAATCGAAGTACTGCCGCGTAAAGGGCTCCTGCGCGAGCGTGTAGTGCCACCACTCGCGTGCGTAGTTGCGAAAGCCCTGGCGTTCCATCAGCCGTTTCAGCATTTGGCGGTTGGCGCGCTGCGCCGGCGTGACCGCCGGGCTGTCGGTGTGGGAAACCGGGTCGAAGCAGTCGAAGCCGCTGCCCATGTCCAGTGCGCCGTCGCGTCGGGCAGCCTCGGGTTCGCAGCCGTCATGGCCGGCGGATGCCTTCGCCATGGTCCTCCAGCGCGCGCGGGGGAGGGTAGGGCTGGGGGTGATCCGCACGATCGTGACATCCACGGTACTGCCGCGGCTGTGGCCGGAGCGGTCGGCGATATAGACCTCGCGCAGCAGCTGCGCCTTGCTCAGATTCGGATGGTAGCGTGTACGCAGCGCGGGGTCATCCGGCATGCGCGCCCAGCGCAGGAAGTGTGTGACCGCACGCTGCGGGCGGTAGCAGTCGAAGACCTTGAGCGAGAGTCCCTGCGGCTGCAGTTCCGCCTGCACGCGCGCCAGCGCCTCGGCCGCGGCACGGGTGAGAATGCAGCGCGGCGCGTCGTAGCCGTCCACGCGCGCGCCCAGGAAGTTCTCGCGACCGTGATAGCGGATGTCCTGCCGGATCGTGGGCGCGACCGCTTCCAGGTAGACAAAGCCCTCGGGCAGCGCGGCATCGGCACGGCCCGTTCCGGGCAGCGCACACAGCGTCAGAAGCAAACAGGCGCGGCGGAAGATCATGCCCAGACGCTAAGCACGCGGCGAACCGCCGTCAAACCATGCCGTTAAGACCCGGTTCAGGGCGCATCGCTTAGCCTGTCATCGCGGTTGCGGGGCTAGGCCCCTCCGCACAAAGGTCAGCCGGTGGCAGGCATGCAACGCCTCTGCACTGCGCCGGACAGGCAAACCCGCCGGATCATCCCGGCGGGTTTTTTAATGTGCGATGACTCGGCTGTCGTCGAATGGCGACAGGCAACATTCAGGTTGAATTCAGGTCACTCTATTAATCTGACGGCGTTCACTGCAAAGGTGAACACGGCGACCGCGTTTCCCCTCCCTGAGCGCGGAAGCCACCCCCCACAGCCTGCCGGGCAACCGGCAGGCTTTTTTATTGCCCCGGCTCGTCGCGCTTTGCAGGCGTGCCCGCCGCCGGCTCCTTGGCGACGGCCTTGAGCATTTCCTCCACCGCGTGCGGAATGCTCCACTCGTGGATGTCCAGCCCGATACGCTCCATCTCCTTCAGCAGGTCATACAGC
The Nevskiales bacterium DNA segment above includes these coding regions:
- a CDS encoding alpha/beta hydrolase, which codes for MPQVRANGLHLEYESFGDPSRPPVLLIMGLGAQLVLWPEDFCRALAEAGYHVIRFDNRDVGLSSKLEHAGRPRLMRAAIASTLRLPVRAPYTLDDMAQDTLGLMDGLRLARAHVVGCSMGGMIAQILAARHAERVRSLTLIMTSSGNPRLPGPSLKIRLRLVKRPQRLDRESLIRHSMETWRLIGSPQYPAEESALREKVERSFNRSLYPQGLARQTLAILASPSRVPLLRRIAAPTLILHGREDPLVPVAAAHDLAQHIRHARLEVIPGMGHDLPPPLLPRLARHILEHVAASDGVSVPENRSTAA
- a CDS encoding M15 family metallopeptidase; the protein is MIFRRACLLLTLCALPGTGRADAALPEGFVYLEAVAPTIRQDIRYHGRENFLGARVDGYDAPRCILTRAAAEALARVQAELQPQGLSLKVFDCYRPQRAVTHFLRWARMPDDPALRTRYHPNLSKAQLLREVYIADRSGHSRGSTVDVTIVRITPSPTLPRARWRTMAKASAGHDGCEPEAARRDGALDMGSGFDCFDPVSHTDSPAVTPAQRANRQMLKRLMERQGFRNYAREWWHYTLAQEPFTRQYFDFPVR